In Daphnia magna isolate NIES linkage group LG5, ASM2063170v1.1, whole genome shotgun sequence, a single genomic region encodes these proteins:
- the LOC116922979 gene encoding aurora kinase isoform X2 produces METKQPLKESSTNQVNETSDEDEWSLDNFEIGRPLGKGKFGNVYLAREIKSKFIIALKVLFKSQLQKCHMEHQLRREIEIQSHLRHPNVLRMYGYFYDETRIYLILEFAANGEMYKFLKRQPHGRFSEPQTANYMAQLADALMYCHAQKVIHRDIADFGWSVHAPSSRRTTMCGTLDYLAPEMVEGRSHDEHVDLWTLGILCYEFLVGSPPFEEEKQDLTYRRICKVDIRFPAHLSVGAKDLIAKLLRPKAEDRIPLKKLLEHPWIVMHLTEEVRSRLPSFQKVKSEKA; encoded by the exons ATGGAAACCAAACAGCCGTTGAAAGAGAGCTCCACAAACCAAGTGAACGAAACTTCAGATGAAGACGA ATGGAGTCTTgacaattttgaaattggaCGGCCACTTGGCAAAGGCAAATTTGGAAATGTTTATTTGGCCAGAGAAATTAAGTCCAAGTTTATTATAGCACTGaaagttttgtttaaatcACAACTACAAAAGTGCCATATGGAACATCAGTTGAGAcgtgaaatagaaattcagtCACATTTACG ACACCCCAATGTTTTACGTATGTATGGATATTTCTATGATGAAACACGTATATATCTCATATTGGAATTCGCCGCGAATGGAGAGATGTATAAATTCTTAAAGCGCCAACCTCATGGTCGATTTTCTGAACCACA GACGGCGAATTACATGGCTCAGTTGGCAGACGCTTTGATGTACTGTCACGCACAAAAAGTTATCCACCGGGAT ATCGCAGATTTTGGTTGGTCTGTACATGCACCTTCTTCAAG GCGTACTACCATGTGCGGGACGCTAGATTATTTAGCTCCCGAAATGGTAGAAGGGCGTTCTCACGATGAACATGTAGATTTGTGGACTCTTGGCATCTTGTGTTACGAATTCTTGGTTGGGTCACCCCCTTTtgaagaggaaaaacaagaTCTTACTTACCGCCGTATTTGCAA AGTTGACATAAGATTTCCGGCACATCTTTCAGTGGGAGCGAAAGATTTGATTGCCAAATTACTCAGACCTAAAGCAGAAGATCGAATCCCTCTTAAGAAATTACTGGAACATCCTTGGATTGTAATGCATCTCACGGAAGAAGTACGATCGAG GTTACCATCCTTCCAAAAGGTTAAGTCTGAGAAAGCGTAA
- the LOC116923026 gene encoding prefoldin subunit 2 → MATDGSKKQAKNVSKVASKSNEEVIQGFQRLRTEQRQLASKLSELEMDLNEHKLVIETLQNVDADRKCFRMVGGVLVERTVKEVLPALTSNRDQMTKVIEVLNTQITTKGQEINDFKEKNNIRIRNQNELPSAAPDNEGENKVANQGVLVGTKP, encoded by the exons ATGGCGACTGACGGAAGCAAAAAGCAAGCTAAAAATGTATCGAAAGTTGCCAGCAAATCGAATGAAGAGGTTATTCAAGGTTTCCAAAGATTAAGAACTGAACAAAGGCAACTAGCCAGTAAATTGTCGGAGCTCGAAATGGATCTAAACGAGCACAA ATTGGTTATAGAAACTCTTCAAAATGTGGATGCAGACAGGAAGTGCTTTCGTATGGTTGGTGGGGTGCTTGTGGAACGAACTGTCAAAGAAGTTCTTCCTGCGCTTACATCAAACCGTGACCAG ATGACCAAGGTGATTGAAGTTCTCAATACACAGATAACAACAAAGGGACAAGAAATTAATGActtcaaagaaaagaataatatCAGGAtacgaaatcaaaatgaacTCCCATCTGCAGCTCCTGATAATGAAGGCGAAAATAAAGTGGCCAACCAGGGAGTCTTGGTGGGCACCAAACCctaa
- the LOC116922989 gene encoding uncharacterized protein LOC116922989: protein MLVAQLNRSEAFPTMALNKMFALLAVLLLNCLLSNTSPIISPQDSQTRYGVNVDIDAYGVERSYEPFYRQPSLYLNVTYDLYEVDPEVLPTVRAEIMLEDDMANNEKLRITWDIAVATNPTYNSEQLAAYAYSMSEPEYLYATFNDETSAFRDSSDYNSYYYKGFFGLLLLACQDYDFELYRGVNYTVPAEVNQYIRFNRFLSSSTNLAIAQKYANSSTGQGTIFLIQGTKHANHISPYSVVPEDEEYLISQDAQFFVTAIGDMIFPDGNKAIQITMSSVSYP, encoded by the exons ATGCTTGTCGCGCAGTTGAACAGATCTGAAGCTTTTCCGACGATGGCGTTAAATAAAATGTTTGCTTTGCTTGCCGTTCTTCTGTTAAACTGTCTTTTAAGTAACAC ATCGCCAATAATTAGTCCCCAAGACAGCCAAACTCGTTATGGTGTGAACGTCGATATAGACGCATACGGAGTAGAAAGATCATACGAACCCTTCTATCGGCAACCTAGCTTATATTTGAACGTCACCTACGATCTTTACGAGGTGGATCCAGAAGTACTTCCTACTGTGCGGGCAGAGATAATGCTCGAGGACGATATGgcaaataatgaaaaattaagaattaCTTGGGACATTGCTGTCGCTACTAACCCAACTTACAATTCA GAACAATTGGCCGCATATGCGTACTCCATGTCAGAACCCGAATATCTTTACGCTACATTCAATGACGAAACGAGCGCGTTCCGCGATAGCTCTGACTATAATTCATACTACTACAAGGGATTCTTTGGTCTTCTTTTGCTAGCGTGTCAAGATTATGACTTCGAGCTTTATAGGGGAGTCAATTACACAGTGCCAGCTGAAGTGAACCAGTATATCCGTTTCAATAGGTTTTTGTCATCTAGTACGAATTTGGCAATCGCTCAAAAGTACGCCAATTCTTCTACCGGACAAGGGACGATTTTTCTAATCCAGGGAACGAAACACGCAAACCACATCTCCCCATATAGTGTTGTACCAGAAGATGAAGAATACCTTATTTCTCAAGACGCGCAGTTCTTTGTCACAGCCATCGGCGATATGATTTTTCCGGACGGGAATAAGGCTATTCAAATAACGATGTCTTCAGTCAGCTACCCGTAA
- the LOC116922979 gene encoding aurora kinase isoform X1, whose amino-acid sequence METKQPLKESSTNQVNETSDEDEWSLDNFEIGRPLGKGKFGNVYLAREIKSKFIIALKVLFKSQLQKCHMEHQLRREIEIQSHLRHPNVLRMYGYFYDETRIYLILEFAANGEMYKFLKRQPHGRFSEPQTANYMAQLADALMYCHAQKVIHRDIKPENLLLGIHGEIKIADFGWSVHAPSSRRTTMCGTLDYLAPEMVEGRSHDEHVDLWTLGILCYEFLVGSPPFEEEKQDLTYRRICKVDIRFPAHLSVGAKDLIAKLLRPKAEDRIPLKKLLEHPWIVMHLTEEVRSRLPSFQKVKSEKA is encoded by the exons ATGGAAACCAAACAGCCGTTGAAAGAGAGCTCCACAAACCAAGTGAACGAAACTTCAGATGAAGACGA ATGGAGTCTTgacaattttgaaattggaCGGCCACTTGGCAAAGGCAAATTTGGAAATGTTTATTTGGCCAGAGAAATTAAGTCCAAGTTTATTATAGCACTGaaagttttgtttaaatcACAACTACAAAAGTGCCATATGGAACATCAGTTGAGAcgtgaaatagaaattcagtCACATTTACG ACACCCCAATGTTTTACGTATGTATGGATATTTCTATGATGAAACACGTATATATCTCATATTGGAATTCGCCGCGAATGGAGAGATGTATAAATTCTTAAAGCGCCAACCTCATGGTCGATTTTCTGAACCACA GACGGCGAATTACATGGCTCAGTTGGCAGACGCTTTGATGTACTGTCACGCACAAAAAGTTATCCACCGGGATATCAAACCAGAAAATCTTCTATTGGGAATTCACGGAGAAATTAAAATCGCAGATTTTGGTTGGTCTGTACATGCACCTTCTTCAAG GCGTACTACCATGTGCGGGACGCTAGATTATTTAGCTCCCGAAATGGTAGAAGGGCGTTCTCACGATGAACATGTAGATTTGTGGACTCTTGGCATCTTGTGTTACGAATTCTTGGTTGGGTCACCCCCTTTtgaagaggaaaaacaagaTCTTACTTACCGCCGTATTTGCAA AGTTGACATAAGATTTCCGGCACATCTTTCAGTGGGAGCGAAAGATTTGATTGCCAAATTACTCAGACCTAAAGCAGAAGATCGAATCCCTCTTAAGAAATTACTGGAACATCCTTGGATTGTAATGCATCTCACGGAAGAAGTACGATCGAG GTTACCATCCTTCCAAAAGGTTAAGTCTGAGAAAGCGTAA
- the LOC116922936 gene encoding extensin-2 isoform X1, which translates to MCYSSADCSIFSSSKHQDSSMVSKTVAMDLCLLVAILGVIPSMVSAGVMGKAMEMQRQSGGSYSYTTAGYTSTTPTYYTTAAAPVYYTEAPKYYAESTYYTTAAPVYYTEAPKYYAEPTYYTTTTAAPVYYTEAPKYYAEPTYYTTAAPVYYTEAPKYYSEPSYYTTITVPIYYTEAPKYYAEPTYYTTTTAAPVYYTEAPKYYVEPNYYTTTTAAPVYYTEAPRYIAESAYYTTVAPVYYTESPKYYSEPSYYTTASPVYYTEAPKYYAVPTYYTTTTAAPVYYTEATKYYVEPTYYTTAAPVYYTEAPKYYTEPVYYTTTAAPVYYTTTAAPVYYTTTAAPVYYTEAPKYYTKPSYYTTTAAPVYYKEPKEAPKY; encoded by the exons ATGTGCTACTCGTCAGCAGACTGTTCGATCTTCTCATCCAGCAAGCATCAAGATAGCAGTATGGTGTCTAAAACAG TGGCGATGGATTTGTGTTTATTGGTTGCCATTCTGGGCGTGATTCCTTCCATGGTTTCCGCCGGGGTTATGGGTAAAGCGATGGAAATGCAAAGGCAGAGCGGAGGTTCGTATTCGTACACAACTGCTGGCTACACCTCCACTACCCCGACATACTACACTACTGCTGCTGCCCCAGTGTACTACACAGAAGCCCCGAAATACTATGCTGAGTCTACGTACTATACTACTGCTGCTCCAGTAtactacaccgaggcaccCAAATACTATGCTGAGCCAacttactacaccacaaccACTGCTGCCCCAGTTTACTACACAGAGGCGCCAAAATACTATGCTGAGCCTacttactacaccactgctgctccagtctactacactgaggccccAAAGTACTATTCTGAgccaagttactacaccaccaTTACTGTTCCAatttactacaccgaggctcccaaATACTATGCTGAGCCTACCTACTACACTACAACCACTGCTGCACCAGtctactacactgaggctccgaAATACTATGTTGAGCCCAATTATTATACCACCACTACTGCTGCTCCAGTgtactacaccgaggccccAAGATACATTGCTGAGTCTGCCTACTACACCACAGTTGCTCCAGTTTATTACACCGAATCCCCGAAGTACTATTCTGAACCAtcttactacaccactgcttcTCCAgtctactacaccgaggccccGAAGTACTACGCTGTACCCACTTACTACACTACAACTACTGCTGCTCCAgtctactacaccgaggccaCAAAATACTACGTTGAGCCAacttactacaccactgcaGCCCCAGtgtactacactgaagccccCAAATACTATACAGAGCCAGtctactacaccaccactgcTGCTCCAGtctactacaccaccactgcTGCTCCAGtctactacaccaccactgcCGCTCCAgtctactacaccgaggccccGAAATATTACACTAAACCGTcgtactacaccacgactGCTGCTCCAGTCTACTACAAAGAGCCGAAAGAGGCCCCTAAATACTAA
- the LOC116922870 gene encoding beta-1,4-mannosyltransferase egh isoform X1: MSVRSAPTTSLRLLQVNMAKFLKRKILHLIHCVAFIGTIALLINISGGVGRQQPDDLEAKENFSTWERYGFLLAAFLYVTRILTLLCLPMALFNFLGLVLFNAFPRQPPFKIYTRRQHVATPVICFRVVTKGDFPQLVRSNISTNLKICQEAGLEHFTFEVVTDKSVSLVTSKRVREVVVPDDYVTKSGALYKSRALQYCLEKEVNVLNDEDWIVHLDEETLLTIGCLKGIENFIYEGKYQFGQGVITYNNEKVVNLVLTLCDSIRVADDMGKVQFQLKVLHMPIMGWKGSYVVSNVGAEKDVSFDLGPRGSVAEDAYFGLLAASKGYSFGFIDGDMWEKSPFTFKDFLRQRKRWLQGLLLVVHSTEIPLRFRILLGCCVYATATAPLTTLNLFLQPCFPIQISRFVDLSGCFVGGVILYMNLYGTLRSYSIKDAGIAKVLLVTILGFAVQPIKFVLEVTAILWGLITPKNEFVVVDKNVHLSSVLSTSP, encoded by the exons ATGTCTGTACGAAGTGCCCCCACGACGTCTCTGCGACTGCTGCAAGTGAAT ATGGCAAAATtcctcaaaagaaaaattcttcacTTGATCCACTGTGTGGCATTTATTGGAACAATTGCTTTACTCATAAATATAAGTGGTGGAGTTGGAAGACAACAACCAGATGACCttgaagcaaaagaaaattttagtACATGGGAACGCTATGGATTCCTTTTAGCTGCCTTTCTGTATGTTACCAGGATCCTGACACTTCTATGCTTGCCCATGgctttatttaatttcttGGGTCTTGTCCTTTTCAATGCATTTCCTCGTCAACCACCATTTAAG ATTTACACTAGGCGTCAACATGTCGCTACTCCCGTTATTTGTTTTCGGGTGGTTACCAAAGGTGACTTTCCCCAGTTGGTGCGTAGCAACATTTCGACGAACTTGAAAATTTGCCAGGAGGCAGGTCTAGAGCATTTCACATTTGAAGTTGTTACAGACAAATCAGTATCCTTGGTCACTAGCAAAAGGGTACGCGAGGTAGTAGTACCAGATGATTATGTCACAAAATCCGGAGCGCTCTACAAATCAAGAGCGTTACAATATTGTCTGGAAAAAGAG GTCAACGTCTTGAACGATGAGGATTGGATCGTACATCTTGACGAGGAAACTCTTCTTACCATTGGTTGTCTTAAAGGAATTGAAAATTTCATTTACGAAGGGAAGTATCAGTTTGGGCAAGGAGTGATAACGTATAATAACGAAAAG GTCGTCAACCTGGTTTTAACGCTCTGTGATTCGATTCGTGTTGCTGACGATATGGGAAAAGTGCAATTTCAGCTCAAGGTTCTGCATATGCCAATTATGGGTTGGAAAGGATCGTATGTCGTGTCTAAT GTTGGTGCTGAGAAAGATGTTAGCTTCGATCTTGGACCTAGAGGCTCAGTGGCAGAAGACGCTTACTTTGGGCTTTTGGCAGCTAGCAAGGGCTATTCATTTGGTTTCATCGACGGTGACATGTGGGAGAAATCACCTTTTACTTTTAAAGATTTTCTTCGTCAGAGGAAACGATGGCTCCAGggtcttcttcttgttgttcaTTCAACAGAAATTCCTCTTAG GTTTCGCATTCTTCTTGGTTGCTGCGTATATGCCACAGCAACGGCGCCGTTGACGACCTTAAATTTATTTCTTCAACCGTGTTTTCCAATACAGATTAGCCGA TTTGTAGATTTGAGTGGATGCTTCGTTGGAGGTGTCATCTTGTACATGAATTTGTACGGAACATTGAGATCCTACAGCATAAAAGACGCTGGGATAGCCAAAGTTCTACTGGTAACCATCTTAGGATTCGCCGTTCAACCTATTAAATTCGTTCTTGAGGTAACTGCCATCTTATGGGGTCTTATAACGCCGAAAAACGAATTTGTAGTGGTCGATAAGAATGTACATTTGAGCTCAGTTTTGTCTACCTCACCGTAA
- the LOC116922870 gene encoding beta-1,4-mannosyltransferase egh isoform X2, whose protein sequence is MAKFLKRKILHLIHCVAFIGTIALLINISGGVGRQQPDDLEAKENFSTWERYGFLLAAFLYVTRILTLLCLPMALFNFLGLVLFNAFPRQPPFKIYTRRQHVATPVICFRVVTKGDFPQLVRSNISTNLKICQEAGLEHFTFEVVTDKSVSLVTSKRVREVVVPDDYVTKSGALYKSRALQYCLEKEVNVLNDEDWIVHLDEETLLTIGCLKGIENFIYEGKYQFGQGVITYNNEKVVNLVLTLCDSIRVADDMGKVQFQLKVLHMPIMGWKGSYVVSNVGAEKDVSFDLGPRGSVAEDAYFGLLAASKGYSFGFIDGDMWEKSPFTFKDFLRQRKRWLQGLLLVVHSTEIPLRFRILLGCCVYATATAPLTTLNLFLQPCFPIQISRFVDLSGCFVGGVILYMNLYGTLRSYSIKDAGIAKVLLVTILGFAVQPIKFVLEVTAILWGLITPKNEFVVVDKNVHLSSVLSTSP, encoded by the exons ATGGCAAAATtcctcaaaagaaaaattcttcacTTGATCCACTGTGTGGCATTTATTGGAACAATTGCTTTACTCATAAATATAAGTGGTGGAGTTGGAAGACAACAACCAGATGACCttgaagcaaaagaaaattttagtACATGGGAACGCTATGGATTCCTTTTAGCTGCCTTTCTGTATGTTACCAGGATCCTGACACTTCTATGCTTGCCCATGgctttatttaatttcttGGGTCTTGTCCTTTTCAATGCATTTCCTCGTCAACCACCATTTAAG ATTTACACTAGGCGTCAACATGTCGCTACTCCCGTTATTTGTTTTCGGGTGGTTACCAAAGGTGACTTTCCCCAGTTGGTGCGTAGCAACATTTCGACGAACTTGAAAATTTGCCAGGAGGCAGGTCTAGAGCATTTCACATTTGAAGTTGTTACAGACAAATCAGTATCCTTGGTCACTAGCAAAAGGGTACGCGAGGTAGTAGTACCAGATGATTATGTCACAAAATCCGGAGCGCTCTACAAATCAAGAGCGTTACAATATTGTCTGGAAAAAGAG GTCAACGTCTTGAACGATGAGGATTGGATCGTACATCTTGACGAGGAAACTCTTCTTACCATTGGTTGTCTTAAAGGAATTGAAAATTTCATTTACGAAGGGAAGTATCAGTTTGGGCAAGGAGTGATAACGTATAATAACGAAAAG GTCGTCAACCTGGTTTTAACGCTCTGTGATTCGATTCGTGTTGCTGACGATATGGGAAAAGTGCAATTTCAGCTCAAGGTTCTGCATATGCCAATTATGGGTTGGAAAGGATCGTATGTCGTGTCTAAT GTTGGTGCTGAGAAAGATGTTAGCTTCGATCTTGGACCTAGAGGCTCAGTGGCAGAAGACGCTTACTTTGGGCTTTTGGCAGCTAGCAAGGGCTATTCATTTGGTTTCATCGACGGTGACATGTGGGAGAAATCACCTTTTACTTTTAAAGATTTTCTTCGTCAGAGGAAACGATGGCTCCAGggtcttcttcttgttgttcaTTCAACAGAAATTCCTCTTAG GTTTCGCATTCTTCTTGGTTGCTGCGTATATGCCACAGCAACGGCGCCGTTGACGACCTTAAATTTATTTCTTCAACCGTGTTTTCCAATACAGATTAGCCGA TTTGTAGATTTGAGTGGATGCTTCGTTGGAGGTGTCATCTTGTACATGAATTTGTACGGAACATTGAGATCCTACAGCATAAAAGACGCTGGGATAGCCAAAGTTCTACTGGTAACCATCTTAGGATTCGCCGTTCAACCTATTAAATTCGTTCTTGAGGTAACTGCCATCTTATGGGGTCTTATAACGCCGAAAAACGAATTTGTAGTGGTCGATAAGAATGTACATTTGAGCTCAGTTTTGTCTACCTCACCGTAA
- the LOC116922837 gene encoding disks large-associated protein 5, translating into MSRNGLYKMSGLRCVNSAKARAQRIDEQNGNRRTARQAKNDAKRGLAEIDPNVLNASKKNSNVTTELTHQQKLQERLARLQIWRQEKKASEEKARATKKAPFLVPGVSKVNKAMVEITHSAKVATTRVTRSQAKKPVEPVKQWTVTSNDSLSGKKKPKNAKKENEAPKSEKSFAPKGFVFTAPKEISLKSLEIQDAINVQNKDACSKSGTPQRTMSSGAENEDIKISPLVVNHPWISTTRGSSSKKQRMSMEIFANQEPLSSPVLKKRYASERKSVVELSNPDAVKFRALMASEGTRLTDLCNSYEQLLASGDIPEEETGSVRTVIGQAHLLQRERFTQFAGLVNQFESKTGEKEITATDLEGFWEMIYLQVSDVDKKFEELEKLKESGWIRTEDTPELSKKLKVTTKKKAPIARPAKSNMRALIAAARKKQLAEKSCGSPSVKRRSSLLMSPARTPGKRQSLRRSVLLNSAKKPVFIVTEIAPSDVEEPVKDDGAVSENVTPGRKKTYSRQTEHAFDSVSAEERLSVEFDTLKTDPESFDCVTPLRVFRPPRETKPSNVQLQIGNDAPEVEENVFCSPRRSTRIRGLNSSRVIPMGRASLLPTTSISPVTPSENLISFD; encoded by the exons ATGAGTCGAAATGGTCTTTACAAAATGTCGGGTTTAAGATGTGTAAATTCTGCTAAAGCCCGAGCTCAAAGAATAGATGAGCAAAATGGAAATCGTCGTACAGCCCG GCAAGCCAAGAATGATGCTAAAAGAGGTCTTGCAGAAATTGACCCAAATGTTTTGAATgccagtaaaaaaaattcaaacgtGACTACTGAGCTTACCCATcaacaaaaattacaagagAGGTTAGCTAGGCTACAAATATGGCGTCAGGAGAAAAAAGCATCTGAAGAAAAGGCAAGAGCAACCAAGAAAGCACCCTTTTTAGTGCCAGGTGTTTCAAAGGTTAATAAAGCCATGGTTGAGATAACTCATTCAGCAAAAGTGGCCACCACGAGAGTCACTCGGTCACAGGCCAAAAAACCTGTGGAACCAGTAAAACAATGGACTGTCACATCAAATGATTCTTTGTCAGGGAAAAAGAAACCTAAAAatgcaaagaaagaaaatgaggcaCCAAAGAGTGAGAAATCATTTGCCCCAAAAGGATTTGTTTTTACTGCACCCAAAG AAATATCACTGAAATCTCTGGAGATACAAGATGCAATTAATGTGCAAAATAAGGATGCTTGCTCTAAATCTGGAACACCACAAAGGACAATGTCCTCTGGTGCTGAAAATGAAGACATCAAAATCTCACCACTTGTGGTTAACCATCCTTGGATTTCTACTACAAGAGGTTCCTCATCCAAGAAGCAAAGAATGAGCATGGAAATATTTGCCAACCAAGAGCCTCTGTCTTCTCCAGTTCTGAAGAAGAGATATGCCAGCGAGAGAAAGTCTGTGGTGGAACTTAGCAACCCGGATGCCGTAAAGTTTCGAGCCCTCATGGCAAGTGAAGGAACGCGCCTGACAGATCTTTGCAATAGTTATGAACAACTCCTGGCAAGTGGTGATATTCCCGAAGAGGAAACCGGTTCGGTTCGCACCGTTATTGGTCAAGCCCATCTTCTGCAGCGAGAGCGATTTACCCAATTCGCAGGCCTCGTTAATCAGTTTGAAAGTAAAACTGGCGAAAAAGAAATCACAGCAACCGATTTAGAAGGATTTTGGGAAATGATTTATCTTCAG GTTTCAGATGtcgataaaaaatttgaagaaTTGGAAAAACTGAAGGAAAGTGGTTGGATACGTACTGAGGATACACCAGAACTGAGCAAAAAGCTTAAAGTTACCACTAAAAAGAAAGCTCCCATTGCTCGCCCAGCCAAATCGAACATGCGGGCTCTTATCGCTGCGGCCCGCAAAAAACAACTAGCAGAGAAAAGCTGTGG ATCGCCCTCTGTTAAAAGGAGAAGTTCTCTTCTGATGTCTCCTGCAAGAACGCCGGGAAAACGGCAGTCTCTGAGACGATCTGTTTTATTAAATTCTGCCAAAAAGCCTGTATTCATCGTAACAGAAATCGCACCTTCTGATGTAGAAGAACCAGTTAAGGATGATGGTGCAGTATCCGAGAACGTCACTCCTGGTCGGAAAAAGACCTACAG cCGACAAACGGAACATGCATTTGATTCCGTAAGCGCAGAAGAACGTTTGTCAGTAGAATTTGATACTTTGAAAACCGACCCAGAATCATTTGACTGTGTGACGCCCCTTAGAGTTTTCCGTCCTCCCCGTGAAACCAAACCTTCAAATGTTCAACTACAAATCG GAAACGACGCACCTGAAGTAGAAGAAAACGTCTTTTGTAGCCCACGTCGGAGCACTAGAATTCGTGGTCTCAATAGCAGCAGAGTTATCCCGATGGGGCGAGCAAGCCTCCTTCCAACTACCTCTATTTCGCCCGTTACGCCGAGTGAGAATTTAATCTCATTCGATTGA
- the LOC116922936 gene encoding extensin-2 isoform X2: protein MCYSSADCSIFSSSKHQDSSMVSKTVAMDLCLLVAILGVIPSMVSAGVMGKAMEMQRQSGGSYSYTTAGYTSTTPTYYTTAAAPVYYTEAPKYYAESTYYTTAAPVYYTEAPKYYAEPTYYTTTTAAPVYYTEAPKYYAEPTYYTTAAPVYYTEAPKYYSEPSYYTTITVPIYYTEAPKYYAEPTYYTTTTAAPVYYTEAPKYYVEPNYYTTTTAAPVYYTEAPRYIAESAYYTTVAPVYYTESPKYYSEPSYYTTASPVYYTEAPKYYAVPTYYTTTTAAPVYYTEATKYYVEPTYYTTAAPVYYTEAPKYYTEPVYYTTTAAPVYYTTTAAPVYYTTTAAPVYYTTTAAPVYYKEPKEAPKY, encoded by the exons ATGTGCTACTCGTCAGCAGACTGTTCGATCTTCTCATCCAGCAAGCATCAAGATAGCAGTATGGTGTCTAAAACAG TGGCGATGGATTTGTGTTTATTGGTTGCCATTCTGGGCGTGATTCCTTCCATGGTTTCCGCCGGGGTTATGGGTAAAGCGATGGAAATGCAAAGGCAGAGCGGAGGTTCGTATTCGTACACAACTGCTGGCTACACCTCCACTACCCCGACATACTACACTACTGCTGCTGCCCCAGTGTACTACACAGAAGCCCCGAAATACTATGCTGAGTCTACGTACTATACTACTGCTGCTCCAGTAtactacaccgaggcaccCAAATACTATGCTGAGCCAacttactacaccacaaccACTGCTGCCCCAGTTTACTACACAGAGGCGCCAAAATACTATGCTGAGCCTacttactacaccactgctgctccagtctactacactgaggccccAAAGTACTATTCTGAgccaagttactacaccaccaTTACTGTTCCAatttactacaccgaggctcccaaATACTATGCTGAGCCTACCTACTACACTACAACCACTGCTGCACCAGtctactacactgaggctccgaAATACTATGTTGAGCCCAATTATTATACCACCACTACTGCTGCTCCAGTgtactacaccgaggccccAAGATACATTGCTGAGTCTGCCTACTACACCACAGTTGCTCCAGTTTATTACACCGAATCCCCGAAGTACTATTCTGAACCAtcttactacaccactgcttcTCCAgtctactacaccgaggccccGAAGTACTACGCTGTACCCACTTACTACACTACAACTACTGCTGCTCCAgtctactacaccgaggccaCAAAATACTACGTTGAGCCAacttactacaccactgcaGCCCCAGtgtactacactgaagccccCAAATACTATACAGAGCCAGtctactacaccaccactgcTGCTCCAGtctactacaccaccactgcTGCTCCAGtctactacaccaccactgcCGCTCCAgtctacta caccacgactGCTGCTCCAGTCTACTACAAAGAGCCGAAAGAGGCCCCTAAATACTAA